Genomic segment of Salvia splendens isolate huo1 chromosome 12, SspV2, whole genome shotgun sequence:
tacatccatatgataacccctaaatatcgtaataacccctaaatatcgtaataaccctataaccaaatctggaccacacatatttctaatcatgcagttgagattcaaacttagatttacttcataaaaaaagcacGGGGTAAagctgtcatttctctcatttaatttctgaattttgccaaatatcacgtaaaatgataaaatgataaaatgataggtttattgcatagaatgatagttttgagattcaaacttagatttacttcataaaaaaagcgcgggggtgaaactgtcatttccctcatttaatttctgaatttcgccaaatatcacgtaaaatgataaaatgataggtttattgcatagaatgatagttttgccggatagaatgatactctgagttgataaaatgatacttttaactgactgataaaatgataggtttattgcatagaatgatagttttgccggatagaatgatactctgagttgataaaatgatacttttgactgactgataaaatgataaaatgataggtttattgcatagaatgatagttttgccggatagaatgatactctgagttgataaaatgatacttttagcttataaatgttaggtttactgcataaaatgatagttttgccggatagaaatgatactttcagccgatagaatgatagttttgccgggtagaatgatactttcatccgatagaatgataggtatttttggtgtataaaatgacatttttgtttaataaaatgatacttttacctgataaaatgataatctaagcggataaaattacaaaaaccttataaaaatgatagcttttccggataaaatgatactctgggttgataaaatgatacttttagcttataaatgttaggtttgctgcataaaatgatagttttgccggatagaatgatactttcagccgatagaatgatagttttgccgggtagaatgatactttcatccgatagaatgataggtatttttggtgtataaaatgacatttttgtttaataaaatgatacttttacctgataaaatgataatctaagcggataaaatgacagtaaccttataaaaatgatagtttagctgaagaaattgcatataagctgataaaatgatactttaacgtgacaaaatgacataaaactgataaaatgatagtttttccggatagaatgatactttcagccgatagaatgatagttttgccgggtagaatgatactttcagccgatagaatgataggtatttttggtgtataaaatgacatttttgtttaataaaatgatatttttacctgataaaatgataatctaagcggataaaatgacagtaaccttataaaaatgatagtttagctgaagaaattgcatataagctgataaaatgatactttaacgtgacaaaatgacataaaactgataaaatgatagttttgccggatagaatgatactctgagttgataaaatgatacttttgactcactgataaaatgatatatgttaggtttattgcatagaatgataatttcccggatagaatgatactctgagttgataaaatgatacttttgactgactgataaaatgataaaatgagcgaaattcagaaattaaatgagcgaaatttggatacgtaaattttatcataagcgaaatgacatatttacccccgcgcttttttttatgaagtaaatctaagtttgaatatcaaccgcgtgattttaaaaatgtgtggttcagatttggttatagggttattacggaaattgaggttatcattataatgcactcatatatatatatatatatatatatataggtttgcgatcaaatactaactttttataataataaccaataactaaatatcaatattgtatgttaaaaatatcaacacaaagatataaatttgtcaatctttcttgtattgatataaagagagttattttttatcaaaaatagaaatagttcaattaacttggaactttccaaaataaaaaaataactctATTTACATGGAACAGATGAAGTACTGGCTATAAGTTATCATCACATTGTATGTACTCcgtactagtatattttttctcGAGTCTATATTTTTGTCTAAggtaaatgataaaaaaaatcatagttTAGTATAAATTCTGGGTTATCTCAAAAAATTTTAgatgattaattatattataattttgatatatatttttaattgtcTTATAATCTATAATTTGAGAGAAATTATGAACGCTTTTTACATACGAAAAATATCATacggaaaaataatttaattatttaaacgaTGACATTTAATACATTTTGTCAattacatttttaaatttttatatgtaTGCATTACATTGGAAAATTTAGATATTTTTTACTattcaacaattaaaaaatatattaaaattataatatcaatTAACTATGTTTTAATTGTAGACCAGACTTTGGATCATATTTCCAGATTTTTTTTGCCATCGAccatttttagaaaaatttGTAACTGACATTGTGTTGATCATCCTGCTgtctttgagagcatctccaattGCGGCGAGCGGACAAGCTAGCTGATTCCCGGCACTGgctggtccgctcgccgaaccattggaaccggcgagcgccatttcggcaaAAACATCGGCAACCCGACGCCGATTTTtgggcgctggccgatccgctcgccggtcggctggccgccattgcaggctcccgatcggcgagcgatcgaccagctcaattttttttaatttttcgaaacactatatatacgcgatttgcgcgtcattttcattcgcaccgcttgttttaacgagttttctctctcacttaatttctgtacaaaagcaataaagcaaaatgaagaacaacaacgagtctactccagtgacgagcgggtctcaaactctcACGGtgcccgtgggaggtggatggggtccgatggccgggtactacaacatgtacccttggcagcagatgatggcGGGGTGGGCAGCCGGGATaaagatgatgccggggtggcagccggggatgcaaggcgggcagggggtaccggggatgcaacccgggatgaagatgatgccggggtgggcagccgggatgcagatgatgccgagGTGGCggccggggatgcaggggacgccgagggggggacaatgtctatcgccccagtcttgattttttgactgcttcttcgcacacatcgaccccatcggagacgcagttcactgggtgtgacactttctccttagaggagttgagGATAGATCTCaaggatgcggacactcccttTCAAACATGGGGAGTAGGGCGAGGTCGGGGCGcacctaagaagaagaagggcaaggggaagggaaaaatggtggtcggcgagtcgtcgcagtcggctgatgacgacagcccggtgcggagaacgtcgcgctgtccaaggcttgggtgagtgtttgccatgatcccctccattcgaacaatcagaggattgtcaacttgtgggctaaaatatcagcagcctacaaggcattttgcccggaggggaggccacacagcggggatgagtgccggaaggggtgggactgaatcagggttgcggtctcccgattttcgggcttgtacaccaacgccctccgcatgcagactaGTGGCCAAACTGatgaggactgcaggaggatagaggagaaagccttccccgtgcctggactttataaggagttcacctactgaaactgctatgaggtgctgatggactccgagaagtttcgggcaggtgtcgatgttggttggccgaagaagcagcgactgaactatgccggtgattacagcggcagcagtggcgttcccacgacctccccgaggatgttcaggagttcccgtcccctccatcgtttacTCACCGCACTCGCCTGGTTGGTCAAAGGAGGGCGCAACGGgtagcgaggggggtcgcccaggggtcccaggaggtccagtcggcatcccccctgttggcaaatcgccaaccgagctcgccttcttcgcgcgtcaacaaacgcgggctcagatgcacaagatcttagctgaatggagggcggcaactgaccccgtggagaagaggtttcttcactcaatgctcgagagtatgcgggtagatttggatgccgcctcggcacagttggggggctcagatgccgcagatttgggggtcccggatagcggcaacaacggcgacggcgacggcgatggCCACGGCCACGAGGAGTGAAGCGGaggcgggggctcgtgtgtggaagagggttttttttaattaatgtaattttttttaattaatgtactttttaaaatttactattattattgaattttcccgtatctgtgtcataaatttaattccgtattttgtgtgattgttaattttttattttttatgattttgtttattgtgactagcctattgcttgtcctgatgatgtggctggAGGAGTTTTAAttctgatgatgtggcagaaggagtctATGACTAGCCTACGGCGGGCCTATTACCATTTTAGATGCTCTGATGTGTGTCTCCACTTCTCTGTTTTCACTCTTCTATGAGGTCTGTCTCCACTTCTCAGCTTCATCCTACCAAATGATTCTCCCACTCAATCCAAATTTGAGCTCCATCCCACACCTCTCAACACAAACTCCATCAAAATTCACTTGTATTCATCATCGCTGTTGCGCTACTCCATCTCTTTCACTAACCCCTAGCCACAGCAGAAGGTCGATTTCCCTCTTTACTTCTCAATCTGATCCTCAGAGAAAATTACGTTTACATTTCCCCCCTTTCCGCTTCCAATTTCAGGTGTGATTTTTACGACTTGCACAACGAGCTGGTGCCCTACGCCGAGGCGTGGCGATGGCAGAAATCCATCGTTGAAGAGAAGAAAGCGTTGAGTGAAAAGGACGAAGACTTAGCTGAATCATTGATTATTTTGCAGCACCAGCCTGTTTACACGTTGGGCGCCGGCAGTTCAgatgaatttttgaaattcgatCTCAACGATGCGCCTTTTGATTTGTATCAAACCGAACGCGGCGGTGAAGTTACTTATCACGGCCCTGGTCAGGTAAATCTCTTCCACATTTTATTGATTTCTTCCTCATTACGTTTATCATTCTGATAAATTTGCAAAATTTGGATCAAAGGATTTTAAAAACCCTTACTTTCATGTTATGAGCATAGAGGCATTGGAAGTATATATGTTGATTTGGGAATTGGGTGGAAGGATTTTGATTTCCAGCTACGGTTGAAGTGATTGGCACTTATTTGATTTAAGATGTGCTTGGATGAAAAGAAAATGTTTACGATTTCTTTGAAATTGGGGATGGAAGTTGAGAACATCGATTGGCATTCGAGTTGGAAGGTTTGATGTAGAAAAGTGGTTGACTGGAAGGATGTTGTTGAGATATGATTAAGCTAATGAAAAATTTAGTGTGAGATTAACCTGCTGCTCTGTTGTGCTTTAGCTAGTCATGTACCCTATTATGAATCTACGGCATCACAAGATGGATCTTCATTGGTACCTGAGGGCACTTGAAGAGGTGGTTATCCGTGCTATCTCCTCTGCATTTGATATTGAAGCATCACGCGTTGCAGGCTTAACTGGTGTTTGGGTTGGTATGACTTGTAACCTGATTTTAGTTTTCTCTCTTTGTTCATCTTGAAACATTGTGATTCGGTATTTCAGCTGTTAATTTACATAGAAATACATGATACTTGAAGTTTGTACTAGTGAAGAAGCCCTCAATCCAAAAGAACAAAGAGAGATGTAGGGAATAGTGGAACACAGAGTGTACTGCATATATTATAGAGTAGACATAATTCACTCTTCCAAATAGACAATAGATGGAACAAAATATGAAAGATTTGTAAATATTTTGTTAATGGAAAGAATTTAATGGCTCTATCTTGACTGGGGATGGCAGCAAGAAGTTGTTTGTCGCACAATCTTGGATTGATTATAATATGTACAGTACTTAAATCTGGGTGATTAGCCAGTTATTCTTCAGAACATGGTAGCAGTGCAAATGTTCATATAGCACCCATCTCTCTCGTCTTatgtatttttctaatttttgtagATGTTGGTCATTACTGGCTGCAGAATCTTTTTGGGTTGAGAGATATTTACTAGAAGATTTTGCAAACATCATAATCCAAATAAGAAACATCTATGGTGTCATTTCATCTGAAAAATCTATGTAGGTTTCAGAAGTCAACCCTCACATAATCCTTGAATTAGGTGTTCTTAATGTATAGCTGTTTTTCTTAATGGTTTACAAGTCTTGGTCCACTTTTGGCCGTGAAACTCTTGTTCTGTTTACTGCATGCCATCAACACTTGTTTGTTTTACACTTATGAGGCTTCCACTTGTTAGTTATGTTTCAGAATTTTCTTGTTGTACTTTGACCAGTTATTGATGAAATGCTGGCATATTGAATGGGAACAGGTAATGAGAAATTAGCAGCCATCGGTATaaagatatcgagatggataaCATATCACGGTTTAGCACTTAATGTGACGACAGACCTAATGCCCTTTCAACGCATAGTCCCGTGTGGGATTAACGATCGTCAAGTTGGAAGCATAAAAGGTATACTCCAGTCTCAAGGCAACAAAGaagaagacgatgatgatgatagtGAATTGATCGATATTTCATGTAAATCACTGGTCACGCACTTTTGTGAAGTATTCCAGGTAGATCTCTGCGAAAGCTACACAAAAATGGGGTTGGACAAATCTAAGCTCTGTTAATAAGAGTAGTTAGCTTGCATGGTAATCTAAGTCTCGCTCTACGTTTCCCCTCTAATCAATAGATTGGTGGGACGGGAGTTACCTAGAGGTAttagtgtatgtgtgtgtagcTCTCTCTCTCAACCTGTAAACAAGAATACATCATTTGAGATTGTTTAACAATTGAGACTTAGTCTAGAAAGGGCATTTCGATCATTTTTAAGGTTTAAAATAACTTGTTTGATTGCTATTAATTGAATGAGGAATTATGTCAACTTAAGTGCATATAACGGATTTTGTGGAA
This window contains:
- the LOC121758503 gene encoding octanoyltransferase LIP2p, chloroplastic-like — encoded protein: MILPLNPNLSSIPHLSTQTPSKFTCIHHRCCATPSLSLTPSHSRRCDFYDLHNELVPYAEAWRWQKSIVEEKKALSEKDEDLAESLIILQHQPVYTLGAGSSDEFLKFDLNDAPFDLYQTERGGEVTYHGPGQLVMYPIMNLRHHKMDLHWYLRALEEVVIRAISSAFDIEASRVAGLTGVWVGNEKLAAIGIKISRWITYHGLALNVTTDLMPFQRIVPCGINDRQVGSIKGILQSQGNKEEDDDDDSELIDISCKSLVTHFCEVFQVDLCESYTKMGLDKSKLC